A genomic region of Barnesiella viscericola DSM 18177 contains the following coding sequences:
- the rplJ gene encoding 50S ribosomal protein L10, protein MRKEDKGTIIAQIADTVKEYSCFYLAETATLNAEKTSNLRRACFKEGIKMMVVKNALLHKALEGLDADYTPLYSSLKGSTTMFFSNVGNAPAKLIKEFRKTSEDLVLKAAYVEEGFYIGADQLDTLVAIKSKNELIAEVIALLQSPAKNVVSALQSGGSTLHGVLQTLSER, encoded by the coding sequence ATGAGAAAGGAAGATAAAGGCACTATTATTGCACAAATAGCAGACACTGTAAAGGAGTACAGCTGCTTCTACCTCGCCGAAACCGCTACGTTGAATGCCGAAAAAACCAGTAATCTGCGTCGCGCATGTTTCAAAGAAGGTATCAAAATGATGGTTGTAAAGAACGCTTTGCTGCACAAGGCTCTCGAAGGTCTCGATGCCGACTACACGCCGCTGTACAGCTCGTTGAAGGGTTCTACAACAATGTTCTTCTCGAATGTAGGTAACGCTCCGGCCAAACTGATCAAGGAATTCAGAAAAACTTCTGAGGACCTCGTCTTGAAAGCCGCTTATGTAGAAGAAGGTTTCTATATCGGCGCCGATCAGTTGGATACGCTGGTTGCCATCAAGAGCAAAAACGAACTTATTGCTGAGGTTATCGCCCTCTTGCAGTCTCCTGCCAAGAATGTGGTATCGGCTCTTCAGTCAGGCGGTTCGACCCTCCATGGAGTATTGCAGACTCTATCAGAAAGATAA
- the rpoB gene encoding DNA-directed RNA polymerase subunit beta, translating into MSSTIGKPRVNFASIKNPLPYPDFLEVQLKSFQDFLQLDTPPEKRKNEGLFKVFAENFPIADTRNNFVLEFLDYYIDPPRYTIEECLERGLTYSVPLKAKLKLYCTDPDHEDFATVIQDVYLGPIPYMTAKGTFVINGAERVVVSQLHRSPGVFFGQSTHANGTKLYSARIIPFRGSWIEFATDINNVMYAYIDRKKKLPVTTLLRAIGFETDKDILEIFGLAEDLKVSKTNLKKAIGRRLAGNVVKSWVEDFVDEDTGEVVSIERTEIVIPRETVLEESHIADILESGVQNILLHKEGGNTSDYSIIFNTLQKDSSNSEKEAVLYIYRQLRNAEPADEASAREVITNLFFSEKRYDLGEVGRYRINKKLNLSTSPDVKVLTKEDIIEIIKYLIELINSKTDVDDIDHLSNRRVRTVGEQLYNQFGVGLARMARTIRERMNVRDNEVFTPIDLINAKTISSVINTFFGTNALSQFMDQTNPLAEITHKRRMSALGPGGLSRERAGFEVRDVHYTHYGRLCPIETPEGPNIGLISSLCVYAKINDLGFIETPYRKVKDGKVDLSPEGVVYLTAEVEEGQIIAQGNAPLNDDGTFIRNKVKARLDADFPIVSPDQVNLMDVSPTQIASIAASLIPFLEHDDANRALMGSNMMRQAVPLLRPEAPIVGTGIEGQLIRDSRTQIMAEGAGVVEFVDATVIRIRYDRTEDEEFVSFEDAVKEYKLPKFRKTNQSTTIDLRPICHKGDRVKAGDILTEGYSTENGELALGRNLKVAFMPWKGYNYEDAIVLNERMVREDILTSVHVDEYSLEVRETKRGMEELTSDIPNVSEDATKDLDERGIIRVGAQVNPGDIMIGKITPKGESDPSPEEKLLRAIFGDKAGDVKDASLKATPSLKGVVIGTNLFSRAIKKKKSKLSDKAILPKLDEEYEEKMNGLKAILIDKLLVLTQGKVSQGVKDFMGTDIVPKGTKFTQAALNKIDYTTVQVSKWTTDAAKNELIRATIINYLKKYKEYDAELRRKKFDISIGDELPSGIVQMAKVYIAKKRKISVGDKMAGRHGNKGIVSRIVRQEDMPFLADGTPVDIVLNPLGVPSRMNLGQIFETVLGWAGAELGEKFATPIFDGASLDDLNDWTDKAGLPRYGKTYLYDGGTGERFDQPATVGVIYMLKLGHMVEDKMHARSIGPYSLITQQPLGGKAQFGGQRFGEMEVWALEAFGAAHVLQEILTIKSDDVVGRSKAYEAIVKGEPMPTPGIPESLNVLLHELRGLGLSVNLE; encoded by the coding sequence ATGTCTTCTACAATAGGTAAACCACGCGTAAATTTCGCTTCAATCAAAAATCCGCTGCCTTATCCGGATTTTCTTGAAGTTCAGTTGAAGTCGTTTCAAGACTTTTTGCAACTTGACACTCCGCCTGAAAAGAGAAAAAACGAAGGTCTTTTCAAGGTATTTGCCGAGAACTTTCCCATTGCTGATACGCGCAACAATTTTGTCCTCGAATTCCTGGACTACTATATCGACCCGCCCAGATACACGATTGAGGAGTGTCTGGAAAGAGGGTTGACATACAGTGTACCCTTAAAGGCCAAGCTGAAACTATATTGTACCGACCCCGATCACGAGGATTTCGCTACGGTAATCCAAGACGTTTATTTGGGCCCGATTCCCTACATGACGGCCAAAGGCACGTTTGTCATCAACGGTGCCGAGCGGGTAGTGGTATCGCAGCTGCACCGTTCGCCGGGAGTCTTCTTCGGCCAGAGTACGCACGCCAACGGGACGAAGCTCTATTCGGCCCGTATCATTCCGTTCCGCGGTTCCTGGATCGAGTTTGCTACCGACATCAACAACGTAATGTATGCCTATATCGACCGGAAGAAGAAATTGCCCGTGACTACCTTGTTGCGTGCCATTGGGTTCGAGACCGATAAGGATATTCTCGAAATCTTCGGTCTGGCAGAAGACCTCAAAGTATCCAAGACCAACCTGAAAAAAGCTATCGGTCGTCGTCTGGCCGGTAATGTGGTGAAGTCGTGGGTAGAAGATTTTGTCGATGAAGATACGGGCGAGGTTGTTTCCATCGAACGTACCGAAATCGTCATTCCCCGTGAAACCGTCCTGGAAGAGTCGCACATCGCCGACATTCTCGAATCGGGTGTTCAGAATATCCTCCTGCACAAGGAAGGCGGAAACACCTCGGACTATTCGATTATCTTCAACACCCTCCAAAAAGATTCCAGCAACTCGGAGAAGGAGGCAGTGCTCTATATCTATCGCCAGTTGCGTAATGCCGAGCCGGCCGACGAAGCCAGTGCCCGCGAGGTTATCACCAACCTCTTCTTCTCGGAGAAACGTTACGACTTGGGCGAAGTAGGACGTTACAGAATAAACAAGAAATTAAACCTCTCCACCTCGCCCGACGTGAAGGTGCTCACCAAGGAGGACATCATCGAGATTATCAAGTATCTCATCGAACTGATTAACTCCAAGACCGATGTCGATGATATCGACCACCTGAGCAACCGTCGTGTGCGCACCGTAGGAGAGCAATTATACAATCAGTTCGGCGTAGGGTTGGCCCGTATGGCCCGCACCATTCGCGAGCGTATGAACGTGCGCGACAACGAGGTGTTTACCCCCATCGACCTGATTAACGCCAAGACGATATCGTCGGTAATCAACACCTTCTTCGGTACCAATGCCTTGTCGCAGTTCATGGACCAGACCAACCCGTTGGCCGAGATTACCCACAAGCGCCGTATGTCGGCCCTGGGTCCCGGCGGTCTGTCGCGTGAGCGTGCCGGTTTCGAGGTGCGCGACGTGCACTACACCCACTATGGTCGTCTGTGTCCTATCGAGACGCCCGAGGGTCCTAACATCGGTCTGATTTCGTCGTTGTGCGTATATGCCAAGATTAATGATTTAGGTTTCATCGAAACTCCGTACCGTAAGGTAAAAGACGGAAAAGTGGACCTGTCGCCCGAAGGTGTTGTCTACCTGACCGCCGAGGTTGAAGAGGGTCAGATTATCGCTCAGGGTAATGCCCCGCTCAACGACGACGGTACCTTTATCCGCAACAAGGTAAAAGCCCGTTTGGATGCCGACTTCCCCATCGTGTCGCCCGACCAGGTGAACCTGATGGACGTGTCGCCTACGCAAATTGCCTCGATTGCCGCATCGCTCATTCCCTTCCTCGAACACGACGATGCCAACCGTGCATTGATGGGATCGAACATGATGCGCCAGGCCGTACCTCTGCTGCGTCCCGAGGCTCCTATCGTAGGAACCGGTATCGAGGGCCAGCTGATACGCGACTCGCGCACCCAGATTATGGCCGAAGGCGCCGGTGTTGTCGAGTTTGTCGACGCCACTGTGATTCGTATCCGCTACGACCGCACCGAGGACGAAGAGTTTGTAAGTTTTGAAGATGCCGTTAAAGAGTATAAGCTCCCGAAATTCCGCAAGACCAACCAGAGCACCACGATTGACCTGCGTCCTATCTGCCACAAGGGCGACCGTGTGAAAGCCGGCGACATTCTCACCGAAGGTTATTCGACAGAGAACGGCGAGTTGGCTTTGGGCCGCAACCTCAAAGTGGCCTTCATGCCTTGGAAGGGTTACAACTACGAGGACGCCATCGTGCTGAACGAGCGCATGGTTCGTGAAGATATCCTCACCTCGGTTCACGTCGACGAGTATTCGCTCGAAGTGCGTGAGACCAAGCGCGGTATGGAAGAGCTCACCTCCGATATTCCCAACGTGAGCGAAGATGCCACCAAGGACCTCGACGAACGCGGTATTATCCGCGTGGGTGCCCAGGTGAACCCCGGGGACATCATGATTGGTAAGATTACCCCCAAAGGCGAGTCGGATCCTTCGCCCGAAGAGAAGCTGTTGCGCGCCATCTTTGGCGACAAGGCCGGCGATGTGAAAGATGCTTCGTTGAAAGCTACCCCCTCGTTGAAAGGTGTAGTTATCGGTACCAACCTCTTCTCGCGTGCCATCAAGAAGAAAAAATCGAAACTGAGCGACAAAGCCATTCTGCCCAAGCTCGACGAAGAGTATGAAGAGAAGATGAACGGCTTGAAAGCCATTCTCATCGACAAGTTGCTCGTCCTCACTCAGGGCAAGGTTTCGCAAGGTGTGAAAGACTTCATGGGTACCGACATCGTTCCCAAGGGAACCAAGTTTACCCAGGCTGCTCTCAATAAAATCGACTATACCACCGTACAGGTGAGCAAGTGGACGACCGATGCTGCCAAGAACGAGTTGATTCGTGCCACCATCATCAACTACTTGAAGAAATACAAAGAGTATGATGCCGAGTTGCGTCGCAAGAAATTCGATATCTCGATTGGTGACGAGCTCCCCTCGGGTATCGTGCAAATGGCCAAGGTCTACATCGCCAAGAAGCGTAAGATCAGCGTGGGCGACAAGATGGCCGGTCGTCACGGTAACAAAGGTATCGTGTCGCGTATCGTGCGTCAGGAAGATATGCCGTTCCTGGCCGACGGAACTCCCGTCGACATCGTGCTGAACCCGCTGGGTGTGCCTTCGCGTATGAACCTGGGTCAGATTTTTGAAACCGTTCTGGGTTGGGCCGGAGCCGAGCTGGGCGAGAAATTCGCTACGCCTATCTTCGACGGAGCCAGCCTCGACGACCTCAATGACTGGACCGACAAGGCTGGTCTTCCCCGCTACGGTAAGACCTACCTCTACGACGGTGGCACCGGCGAG
- the rplK gene encoding 50S ribosomal protein L11 yields MAKEIAGQIKLQIKGGAANPSPPVGPALGSKGINIMEFCKQFNARTQDKAGKILPVVITYYSDKSFDFVVKTPPVAIQVMEAAKVKGGSAEPNRKKVGEITWDQVKAIAEDKMVDLNCFTVESAMRMVAGTARSMGITVKGEFPVNN; encoded by the coding sequence ATGGCTAAAGAAATTGCTGGACAAATCAAATTACAGATTAAAGGTGGTGCAGCAAACCCCTCTCCTCCCGTAGGACCTGCTCTGGGTTCGAAGGGTATAAACATCATGGAGTTTTGCAAGCAATTCAATGCCCGTACCCAAGACAAGGCCGGTAAGATTCTGCCGGTTGTCATCACCTATTACAGCGACAAGTCTTTCGACTTTGTTGTAAAGACTCCTCCCGTAGCCATTCAGGTTATGGAAGCTGCCAAAGTAAAAGGTGGTTCGGCCGAGCCCAACCGTAAGAAAGTGGGTGAGATCACTTGGGATCAGGTAAAAGCAATCGCCGAGGACAAAATGGTTGACTTGAACTGTTTTACCGTAGAATCGGCCATGCGCATGGTTGCTGGTACAGCGAGAAGTATGGGTATCACCGTAAAAGGGGAATTCCCGGTAAATAACTAA
- the rplA gene encoding 50S ribosomal protein L1 codes for MGKLTKNQKLALAKIEAGKAYSLSEASQLVKDVTFTKFDASLDIDVRLGVDPRKANQMVRGVVSLPHGTGKQVRVLVLCTPDAEAAAKEAGADYVGLDEYIEKIKGGWTDIDVIITMPAIMGKIGALGRVLGPRGLMPNPKSGTVTTDVAKAVKEVKQGKIDFKVDKNGIVHASIGKISFAAEQIRDNAKEFVSTLIKLKPTAAKGAYIKSIYLSSTMSPGIKIDPKSVDEN; via the coding sequence ATGGGTAAACTGACAAAAAATCAAAAGTTAGCTTTAGCAAAGATTGAAGCAGGGAAGGCCTACTCACTCAGCGAGGCATCTCAGTTGGTAAAAGATGTTACTTTTACCAAGTTCGACGCATCGCTTGATATTGATGTACGCTTGGGTGTTGACCCTCGTAAAGCCAATCAGATGGTTCGTGGCGTCGTATCGTTGCCTCACGGAACCGGTAAGCAAGTACGTGTATTGGTGCTCTGTACGCCCGATGCCGAGGCTGCTGCCAAAGAAGCCGGTGCCGACTATGTAGGACTCGACGAGTATATCGAGAAAATCAAAGGCGGTTGGACCGATATCGACGTGATCATTACGATGCCTGCTATCATGGGTAAAATCGGTGCTCTGGGTCGTGTGTTGGGCCCCCGTGGTTTGATGCCTAACCCCAAGAGTGGTACGGTTACTACCGATGTGGCTAAAGCTGTAAAAGAAGTAAAACAAGGTAAGATCGACTTCAAAGTCGACAAGAACGGTATAGTACATGCCTCGATAGGTAAGATTTCGTTTGCTGCCGAGCAGATTCGCGACAACGCAAAAGAGTTTGTTTCGACGTTGATCAAATTGAAACCTACTGCTGCTAAGGGTGCTTATATCAAGAGTATTTATCTTTCGAGTACAATGAGCCCGGGTATCAAGATTGATCCCAAATCGGTTGACGAGAACTAA
- the secE gene encoding preprotein translocase subunit SecE, producing MKKLKILADIQDSYNELVHKVSWPTKSELANSAVVVMFASLIIAIVIFAMDQCIDKIMHLIYGGF from the coding sequence ATGAAGAAATTGAAAATACTTGCCGATATCCAGGATTCTTACAATGAACTGGTTCATAAAGTATCTTGGCCTACCAAATCGGAGTTGGCAAATAGCGCAGTGGTGGTTATGTTTGCTTCCCTTATTATCGCCATCGTGATATTTGCAATGGACCAATGTATCGACAAAATCATGCACCTTATTTACGGAGGTTTTTAA
- the nusG gene encoding transcription termination/antitermination protein NusG, with product MSEEKRGWYVLRAISGKESKVKEVLDAEIKNTDLGNYVFQVLIPTEKVYTVRNGKKVVKEKNLYSGYVFVEAILVGEVIHHLRNTTNVIDFLGGKSNQPEPLRPSEVNRMLGAVDEMQEVGDEPAVVYHVGETVKVNYGPFNGFSGIIEEVNNEKKKLKVMVKIFGRKTPLELENSQVERE from the coding sequence ATGTCTGAAGAAAAAAGAGGCTGGTACGTGCTGCGTGCCATAAGCGGAAAAGAGAGCAAGGTCAAGGAAGTTCTTGATGCCGAAATCAAGAATACTGATCTTGGCAATTACGTATTTCAGGTCTTGATACCTACCGAAAAAGTCTATACCGTACGTAACGGGAAAAAAGTGGTAAAGGAGAAAAACCTTTACTCGGGCTATGTTTTTGTTGAAGCCATCTTAGTAGGCGAGGTGATTCACCACCTGCGCAACACCACCAACGTAATCGATTTCCTGGGTGGAAAATCTAACCAACCGGAGCCCTTGCGGCCTTCGGAGGTTAATCGTATGTTGGGGGCTGTGGACGAGATGCAGGAAGTAGGCGACGAGCCTGCTGTTGTATATCACGTAGGCGAAACGGTAAAAGTAAACTATGGCCCCTTCAACGGCTTTAGTGGAATTATCGAAGAGGTGAACAACGAGAAGAAGAAGCTGAAAGTGATGGTCAAGATTTTCGGTCGCAAGACTCCGTTGGAATTGGAAAACTCGCAAGTAGAGCGGGAGTAA
- the hpf gene encoding ribosome hibernation-promoting factor, HPF/YfiA family, translated as MEIRIQAIHFDASEKLEKFIQKKVSKLEQYYDGIIAVEVSLKVVKPETAQNKEAGIKVLIPRNEAVFSSKVADSFEEAVDVAVDALAKQLVKSKEKMREK; from the coding sequence ATGGAAATTCGTATTCAAGCTATTCATTTCGATGCATCGGAGAAACTGGAAAAGTTCATTCAGAAGAAGGTATCCAAACTCGAACAATATTACGATGGTATCATCGCCGTGGAGGTTTCATTAAAGGTGGTAAAACCCGAGACGGCACAAAATAAAGAGGCCGGCATCAAAGTACTTATCCCGAGAAACGAAGCTGTATTTTCGAGCAAAGTGGCTGATTCTTTTGAAGAAGCGGTCGATGTGGCTGTCGATGCACTGGCCAAGCAGCTGGTGAAATCCAAAGAAAAGATGAGAGAAAAGTAA
- the rplL gene encoding 50S ribosomal protein L7/L12, giving the protein MADLKAFAEQLVNLTVKEVNELAQILKDEYGIEPAAAAVAVAAAPAAGGAAAEEKTSFDVVLKAAGANKLAIVKLVKELTGLGLKEAKDLVDGAPNNIKEGLAKADAEALKKQLEDAGAEVELK; this is encoded by the coding sequence ATGGCAGATTTGAAAGCTTTTGCAGAACAATTAGTTAACTTGACCGTAAAGGAAGTAAACGAACTTGCTCAAATTTTGAAAGACGAATATGGTATTGAACCTGCTGCTGCAGCTGTTGCTGTTGCTGCTGCTCCCGCTGCCGGCGGAGCTGCTGCTGAGGAAAAAACATCGTTCGATGTAGTTCTGAAAGCTGCTGGTGCAAATAAACTGGCTATCGTTAAATTGGTGAAAGAACTCACCGGCCTTGGTTTGAAAGAGGCCAAAGACCTCGTAGATGGTGCTCCTAACAACATCAAGGAAGGTCTTGCTAAAGCTGATGCTGAAGCTCTGAAAAAACAACTCGAAGACGCTGGAGCAGAAGTTGAACTTAAATAA
- the tuf gene encoding elongation factor Tu: MAKEQFQRTKPHVNIGTIGHVDHGKTTLTAAITMVLAKKGLSEMRSFDSIDNAPEEKERGITINTSHVEYETANRHYAHVDCPGHADYVKNMVTGAAQMDGAIIVVAATDGPMPQTREHILLARQVNVPRIVVFLNKCDMVDDEEMLELVEMEMRELLNAYEYDGDNTPIIRGSALGALNGEPKWEEKIMELMDAVDTWIPLPPRDVDKPFLMPVEDVFSITGRGTVATGRIEAGRVKVGDEVQILGLGADKKSVVTGVEMFRKILDEGEAGDNVGLLLRGIDKNEIKRGMVICHPGQVKPHSEFKAQVYILKKEEGGRHTPFHNHYRPQFYIRTLDVTGEITLPEGVEMVMPGDHVTINVKLITPVACDKGLRFAIREGGRTVGSGQITEILD, from the coding sequence ATGGCAAAAGAACAGTTTCAACGTACCAAACCCCACGTAAACATTGGTACTATTGGTCACGTAGACCACGGTAAAACGACCTTGACCGCCGCCATTACGATGGTTCTTGCAAAGAAAGGTCTTTCGGAAATGCGCTCGTTCGACTCGATCGATAACGCACCTGAAGAGAAAGAACGTGGTATCACAATTAATACTTCGCACGTAGAATATGAAACTGCAAACCGTCACTATGCACACGTTGACTGCCCGGGTCACGCCGACTATGTAAAGAACATGGTAACCGGTGCTGCTCAAATGGACGGTGCTATTATCGTAGTTGCAGCAACTGATGGTCCTATGCCTCAAACTCGTGAGCACATCTTGTTGGCCCGTCAGGTGAACGTGCCTCGTATCGTTGTGTTCCTGAACAAATGTGATATGGTAGACGACGAAGAGATGCTCGAACTCGTTGAAATGGAGATGAGAGAGCTGCTCAACGCCTATGAATATGATGGTGACAACACGCCTATTATCCGTGGCTCTGCTCTGGGTGCCTTGAATGGCGAACCCAAATGGGAAGAGAAAATCATGGAGCTGATGGACGCCGTAGATACTTGGATTCCTCTGCCTCCGCGTGATGTTGATAAACCCTTCTTGATGCCTGTTGAGGACGTATTCTCGATCACTGGTCGTGGTACTGTTGCTACGGGTCGTATCGAAGCCGGTCGCGTAAAAGTTGGCGACGAGGTACAAATCCTGGGCTTGGGTGCCGACAAGAAATCGGTTGTAACCGGTGTTGAGATGTTCCGTAAGATCCTCGACGAAGGTGAAGCTGGTGATAACGTAGGTCTGTTGCTCCGTGGTATCGACAAGAACGAAATCAAACGTGGTATGGTAATCTGCCACCCGGGACAAGTAAAACCCCACTCGGAATTCAAGGCTCAAGTTTATATCTTGAAGAAAGAAGAAGGTGGTCGTCACACTCCGTTCCACAACCACTATCGTCCTCAATTCTACATCCGTACGCTTGACGTAACGGGCGAAATCACTCTCCCCGAAGGTGTAGAAATGGTAATGCCTGGTGACCACGTAACCATCAACGTGAAACTCATCACGCCGGTTGCTTGCGACAAAGGTCTGCGCTTCGCAATCCGTGAAGGTGGTCGTACGGTAGGTTCGGGTCAAATCACCGAAATCCTCGACTAA